A genomic window from Pocillopora verrucosa isolate sample1 chromosome 7, ASM3666991v2, whole genome shotgun sequence includes:
- the LOC131797009 gene encoding testis-expressed protein 30, whose product MARNLRKVIVKIPVEDRELDGVFNFPCEASWNGCAVILTHGAGGDMNYLHLEKLAAHLASTGILCLRFTCRTRNFKYRIQCFTAVVEFLRNFEEFPINMCIIAGRSMGARVAAEVASNSSLTTNFVFGVACLSYPLHPPRKTSEIRVSSLLHLGLPALFISGRKDPYCRPDLMDTALNRMANDWKMHWVEGADHELKLRGRVNHVLISDMCEWFVQWCQSVFMAER is encoded by the exons ATGGCGCGCAATCTGCGGAAG GTTATAGTTAAAATTCCAGTTGAAGATCGTGAACTGGATGGCGTGTTTAATTTTCCATGCGAGGCGTCGTGGAACGGTTGTGCTGTGATTCTGACACACGGGGCCGGAGGGGATATGAATTACCTCCATCTGGAGAAACTAGCTGCTCATCTCGCAAGCACGGGAATACTGTGTTTGAGATTCACCTGCAGAACAAGAAACTTCAAGTATAGAATACAGTGTTTCACAGCAGTTGTG GAGTTCCTGAGGAATTTTGAAGAGTTTCCAATCAACATGTGCATCATAGCAG GCCGTTCAATGGGTGCACGTGTTGCTGCTGAGGTAGCTTCAAACAGTAGTTTGACCACAAACTTTGTATTTGGCGTTGCTTGTTTGTCATACCCTTTACATCCTCCACGTAAGACCTCGGAGATTCGAGTATCTTCACTTCTCCATCTTGGATTGCCTGCATTGTTTATAAGTGGCAGAAAAGATCCATACTGCAGGCCCGATTTAATGGATACAGCTCTGAACAGAATGGCAAATGACTGGAAAATGCACTGGGTGGAAGGTGCAGACCATGAACTAAAGCTGCGTGGCAGAGTGAATCATGTGCTAATATCAGATATGTGTGAATGGTTTGTGCAATGGTGTCAGTCGGTGTTCATGGCAGAAAGATGA
- the LOC136282298 gene encoding protein NLRC3-like — protein sequence MEKILEYLEPKAFNKVHYVAVVFWILINVIFFAVFVDMENSEPRFDFRCGGTKSENVDIVRGKCYEKYMKQYNKFAFPIFGFVILNLVLIAFVCAIYSQIVRAKVDQLSRGIRNGDQERQVLDQETASSTGNKLFIAYCCQLSIRMVLGIIFIILQTQLLYPLKFSSKFNCYLTDGTTQPRNLSDNAQNSTLHDCHNQRAEKKTFWMYAVLVMNGIHVAGILVETVYLISQACIERGFMQDSKFLKTHLRLNQHQKRKFEKFIKRTKKIIIQDTQGLLELQSPFTDNPGENTTVKHWTLDQIYTNLVVIPNRATYDFTENREEQLKIYPMSRGENSQLESLEDLLNVENKKVLIVGRAGIGKTLCCTKLLRDWALPGAKIHFDAAFFVKFRRFESANDLSLRELLIKTEYFPTNHLDDEVWNHLIENPEGVLILFDGFDEFKHNANMVRPPPHPRCIEEKKPIQILYQWLVTGKLLKDASIVTTTRPSALSSIKHLTFDKTFEILGFSSKQVEEYVYNLAGDERTVGETLWRHISSNTNLLSLCYVPVNSFIICTSLLQILESDSSNTLPSLSKLTSIYRIAVKVFYFKHTIELSDIPFALEHNLPTEELKKFEKLGRVAFEGIKEGKLILGGKEVSGMEDSALFHRLPDRKTDAINREPQFCFIHLTMQEFFAARHLANNMSDTELKSFVSENIKNGKWQLVFQFLAGLMEDKIHLSNEIITNLLPVETKEESYTEQWTDKEEKWTVTCWPTSGEKDLAMTLIKCLNENSRMKLEAQEKIQQLNINFVNFNSCHLTAVDCSSLVNVINVPQISHLNLSDNNIDSLGCYEICKLLKYRESQLSWLNLTRNQLTDEAAKYLAEAINNNNCQLHTLSLAYNNISHIGAQHLADAINNNNCQLRTLNLRANNISDIGAQHLAEAINNNNCQLHTLNLALNNISHIGAQHLAEAINNNNCQLHTLNLRENNISHIGAQHLADAINNNNCQLHTLNLTHNNISDIGAQHLAKAINNNNCQLHTLNLSFNNISHIGAQHLADAINNNNCQLHTLDLSLNNISHIGAQHLADAINNNNCQLRTLILTNNEISDIGAQHLAEAINNNNCQLHTLDLSLNKISHIGAQHLADAINNNNCQLRTLILTNNEISDIGAQHLADAINNNNCQLRTLILTNNEISDIGAQHLAEAINSNNCQLHTLNLTANNISDIGAQHLAEAINNNNCQLHTLDLTQNNISDIGAQHLAEAINNSNLKLKLNYLNHLLFKISVR from the coding sequence ATGGAGAAGATTTTAGAATATTTGGAACCAAAAGCTTTCAACAAAGTTCACTACGTGGCAGTGGTTTTTTGGATTCTGATCAATGTCATCTTCTTCGCCGTATTCGTCGACATGGAAAACAGCGAGCCCAGGTTTGATTTCCGCTGTGGCGGAACGAAGAGTGAAAACGTCGACATTGTCCGTGGAAAATGTTACGAGAAATATATGAAGCAGTACAACAAATTCGCTTTTCCTATCTTTGGCTTCGTGATCCTCAATTTAGTCCTTATTGCATTTGTATGTGCCATTTACTCTCAAATAGTGAGAGCCAAAGTCGATCAACTGTCGCGAGGCATCCGTAACGGTGATCAAGAGAGACAGGTGCTCGACCAAGAGACTGCGTCATCAACTGGAAACAAGCTTTTTATTGCTTACTGCTGTCAACTATCGATAAGAATGGTTTTAGGAATAATTTTCATCATCCTACAAACTCAGTTGCTTTATCCTTTAAAGTTTTCCTCTAAGTTTAACTGTTATTTAACCGATGGAACCACTCAGCCGAGGAATTTATCCGACAACGCCCAAAACTCTACTTTACACGACTGTCACAATCAACGAGCGGAAAAGAAAACCTTCTGGATGTACGCTGTCCTTGTAATGAATGGAATTCATGTCGCTGGTATACTGGTTGAAACCGTCTACCTTATTTCGCAGGCATGTATTGAGAGGGGTTTCATGCAAGACTCAAAGTTTCTAAAAACCCATCTAAGACTCAACCAACACcaaaaacgaaaatttgaaaaattcatcaaacgcacaaagaaaataatcattcaAGACACCCAAGGACTATTAGAACTCCAATCACCTTTTACAGATAATCCAGGCGAAAACACAACAGTAAAACATTGGACTTTGGATCAAATTTACACTAATCTTGTTGTAATTCCGAACAGAGCTACGTATGACTTTACTGAGAACAGAGAGGAACAACTCAAAATTTATCCAATGTCGCGCGGGGAAAACTCACAACTGGAAAGCTTGGAAGACCTcctaaatgttgaaaataagaaagtgtTAATCGTCGGTCGAGCCGGAATCGGCAAGACATTATGTTGTACCAAACTTCTCAGAGACTGGGCGTTACCTGGAGCCAAAATCCATTTTGATGCCGCCTTCTTTGTGAAATTCAGAAGATTCGAATCGGCGAACGACCTTAGCCTCAGGGAACTGTTAATTAAGACCGAGTATTTCCCAACAAATCACCTAGATGACGAGGTCTGGAATCACCTGATTGAGAACCCTGAAGGTGTACTCATACTTTTTGACGGATTCGACGAATTCAAACATAACGCAAACATGGTCCGACCTCCTCCTCATCCCAGGTGCATTGAAGAGAAAAAGCCAATCCAAATCCTATACCAATGGCTTGTGACCGGGAAACTCCTAAAAGATGCCTCAATTGTGACCACCACGAGACCTTCAGCTTTGTCGAGCATCAAACACCTTACGTTTGACAAAACGTTCGAAATTCTAGGATTTTCATCGAAGCAAGTTGAAGAATATGTCTACAATCTAGCCGGAGATGAAAGGACAGTTGGCGAAACACTATGGCGACACATCAGCAGCAACACGAATTTGCTCTCGCTATGTTATGTCCCGGTCAACAGCTTCATCATTTGCACAAGTCTGTTACAAATACTGGAGTCCGACAGTTCCAATACGTTACCCTCCCTTTCCAAATTAACATCGATATACAGGATTGCAGTGaaagtgttttattttaaacacacGATCGAACTGAGCGATATTCCGTTTGCTCTCGAACATAATTTGCCCACCGAAGAGCTGAAGAAATTCGAGAAACTAGGAAGAGTAGCGTTTGAAGGAATCAAAGAAGGAAAGCTGATCCTTGGAGGAAAGGAAGTAAGCGGAATGGAAGACAGCGCTCTTTTTCACCGCTTACCCGACCGTAAAACTGACGCAATTAATCGTGAACcacaattctgtttcattcatttgacaatgcaagagtttttcgctGCGAGGCACCTAGCAAACAACATGAGTGACAcagaattaaaaagctttgttTCCGAGAACATCAAGAAcggcaaatggcagctggtttttcagtttctagcagGATTAATGGAGGATAAAATTCATCTATCAAACGAAATTATTACTAACCTTCTTCCTGTGGAAACTAAAGAAGAAAGCTACACCGAACAGTGGacagataaagaagaaaaatggacAGTGACCTGCTGGCCAACTAGCGGCGAAAAAGATTTAGCAATGAcattaataaaatgtttaaacgaAAATAGTAGAATGAAGTTAGAAGCacaggaaaaaattcaacaattgaacattaattttgtaaattttaatagttgtcacctcacagctgttgattgctcttcgttagtaaatgtaattaatgttccacaaatttcacatttaaatttgaGTGACAATAACATTGATTCCTTAGGTTGCTATGagatttgtaaattgttaaaatatagggaatctcaactgagctggttaaaCCTCACAAGAAATCAATTGACAGAtgaagcagcaaagtatttagctgaagctatcaacaacaacaactgtcagctacacacgttaagCCTCGcatacaataacatctcacacattggagcacagcacttggctgacgccatcaacaacaacaactgtcagctacgcacgttaaacctcagagcaaataacatctcagacattggagcacagcacttggctgaagccatcaacaacaacaactgtcagctacacacgttaaacctcgcattaaataacatctcacacattggagcacagcacttggctgaagccatcaacaacaacaactgtcagctacacacgttaaacctcagagaaaataacatctcacacatcggagcacagcacttggctgacgccattaacaacaacaactgtcagctacacacgttaaacctcacacacaataacatctcagacatcggagcacagcacttggctaaagccatcaacaacaacaactgtcagctacacacgttaaacctctcattcaataacatctcacacattggagcacagcacttggctgacgccatcaacaacaacaactgtcagctacacacgttagacctctcattaaataacatctcacacattggagcacagcacttggctgacgccatcaacaacaacaactgtcagctacgcacgttaatcctcacaaacaatgaaatctcagacattggagcacagcacttggctgaagccatcaacaacaacaactgtcagctacacacgttagaccTCTCATTAAATAAgatctcacacattggagcacagcacttggctgacgccatcaacaacaacaactgtcagctacgcacgttaatcctcacaaacaatgaaatctcagacattggagcacagcacttggctgacgccatcaacaacaacaactgtcagctacgcacgttaatcctcacaaacaatgaaatctcagacattggagcacagcacttggctgaagccatcaacagcaacaactgtcagctacacacgttaaacctcacagcaaataacatttcagacattggagcacagcacttggctgaagccatcaacaacaacaactgtcagctacacacgttagacctcacacaaaataacatttcagacattggagcacagcacttggctgaagccattaACAATTccaatttaaaactaaaactaaattatttgaaccacttACTATTCAAAATTTCCGTGAGGTAA
- the LOC136282299 gene encoding tyrosine-protein kinase CSK-like, translating to MSHMTVDEKGKLMLVTELAPLGALVQYLPKNKEILQTPQLLDFCLQICKGMNYLETQKLLHRDLAARNILVMREDLVKISDFGLSRLEEYYKLQESSKVPIKWYALESLLEKRFTTKSDVWSFGVTMWEIFSFGEKPYKDVENCKLSDFLESGNRLPCPPKCPPKVYKVMLNCWIKHTGKRPSFFLLETTFFEELQKDYPLSG from the exons ATGTCCCACATGACTGTAG atgagaaaggaaaacttatgCTGGTGACAGAGCTTGCTCCACTGGGAGCTTTAGTGCAGTACTTACCCAAAAACAAG gaaATTCTTCAAACACCACAGCTCCTTGATTTCTGTTTGCAAATTTGCAAAGGAATGAATTACCTG GAAACTCAAAAACTACTTCACAGAGACCTTGCTGCAAGGAATATCCTGGTTATGCGGGAGGACCTGGTGAAGATCAGTGATTTTGGACTCTCCAGGTTGGAAGAATACTACAAACTTCAGGAATCCAGCAAAGTGCCTATCAAGTG GTATGCACTGGAAAGTTTGCTAGAAAAACGATTCACAACAAAAAGTGATGTCTGGAGTTTTGGAGTGACTATGtgggaaattttttcctttggggaGAAACCATACAAAGATGTTGAAAACTGCAAG CTCTCTGACTTTCTAGAAAGTGGAAATCGACTACCTTGTCCACCTAAGTGCCCACCAAAGGTCTACAAAGTCATGCTCAATTGCTGGATAAAACATACTGGAAAAAGACCAAGCTTTTTCCTCCTGGAAACAACATTTTTTGAAGAATTACAAAAGGATTACCCTCTCAGTGGTTAA
- the LOC131798784 gene encoding protein NLRC3-like: MEKILEYLDPKAFNKVHYVAMVFWILISVIFLAIFVDMENNESRFDFRCGGAKSENVDIVRGKCYEKYMKQYNKFGFPIFGFVILNLVLIAFVCAIYSKIGSAKVDQLSRGIRDQETASSTGNRLFFAYCCQLSIRIVLGLIFIILQTHLLYPLKFYSKFNCYLTDGTTQPRNLSDNAQNSTLHACHNQRAEKKTFWMYAVLVMNGIHVAGILVETVYLISRACIERGFMQDSKFLKTHLRLNQHQKRKFKKFIKRTLKEAIVEETQEPFGLQSFLTGNPGENTMLQHWTLDQIYTNLVAIPDRVTYQFTENREEQLKIYPMSRGKNSQPKSLEDLLNVKKNKKVLIVGRAGIGKTLFCTKLLRDWASPEAKIPFDAAFFVKFRKFKSEDNLSLRELLINSEYFPTNNLDDEVWNHLIENPKGVLILFDGFDEFKLDANMDQEPPRPRYIEEKKPLQILYQWLVTGKLLKDASIVTTTRPTALSSIKHLNKTFANKTFEILGFSSEQVKEYVYKLAGDEKSETLWRHISSNMNLLSLCYVPVNSFIICTTLLQIMESESSDDVTLPAKLTSIYKIAVQVFYFKHTRELCHNPFTVGHNLPTKVLKQFNELGRVAFEGIKKGELILEGSEVSGMEDSPLFHRLPDRKTDSLNRESQFCFIHLTMQEFFAARHLANNMSDTELKSFVSENIKNGKWQLVFQFLAGLMEDKIHLSNEIITNLLPVETEESYTEQWTHKEEKWTVTCWPTSGEKDLAMTLIKCLNENCRMKLEAQEKIQQLNINFVNFNSCRLTAVDCSSLVNVINVPQISHLNLSFNNIDSLGCFEICKLLKYRESQLSWLDLTRNQFTEEAVKHLAEAINNNNCQLRTLILPYNNISDIGAQHLAEAINNNNCQLHTLDLTQNNISHIGAQHLADAINNNNCQLHTLNLTNNEISDIGAQHLAEAINNNNCQLHTLDLIQNNISHIGAQHLADAINNNNCQLRTLNLRTNNISDIGAQHLAEAINNNNCQLHTLDLTQNNISHIGAQHLAEAINNNNCQLHTLNLTHNNISHIGAQHLAEAINNNNCQLHTLDLTKNNISDIGAQHLADAINNNNCQLRTLNLRANNISDIGAQHLAEAINNNNCQLHTLDLTRNNISHIGAQHLADAINNNNCQLHTLNLTNNEISDIGAQHLAEAINNNNCQLQTLILTNNEISDIGAQHLAEAINNNNCQLHTLDLTDNNISDIGAQHLAEAINNNNCQLHTLDLTDNNISDIGAQHLAEAINNNNCQQRTLYLLQNRHITEKVKQHALNLLRNNQSKCKLYF, translated from the coding sequence ATGGAAAAGATTTTAGAATATTTGGATCCAAAAGCTTTCAACAAAGTTCACTATGTGGCTATGGTTTTTTGGATTCTGATCAGTGTCATCTTCCTCGCCATATTCGTCGACATGGAAAACAACGAGTCCAGGTTTGATTTTCGCTGTGGCGGAGCGAAGAGTGAAAACGTCGACATCGTCCGTGGAAAATGTTACGAGAAATATATGAAGCAGTACAACAAATTCGGTTTTCCTATCTTTGGCTTCGTAATCCTCAATTTGGTCCTTATTGCGTTTGTATGTGCTATTTACTCTAAAATAGGGAGCGCCAAAGTCGATCAACTGTCGCGAGGCATCCGTGACCAGGAGACTGCGTCATCAACTGGAAACAGGCTTTTTTTCGCCTACTGCTGTCAACTTTCGATAAGAATTGTTTTAGGATTGATTTTCATCATCCTACAAACTCATTTGCTTTATCCTTTAAAGTTTTACTCTAAGTTTAACTGTTATTTAACCGATGGAACCACTCAGCCAAGGAATTTATCCGACAACGCCCAAAACTCTACTTTACACGCCTGTCACAATCAACGAGCGGAAAAGAAAACCTTCTGGATGTACGCTGTTCTTGTGATGAATGGAATTCATGTCGCTGGCATACTGGTTGAAACCGTCTACCTTATTTCGCGGGCATGCATTGAAAGGGGTTTCATGCAAGACTCAAAGTTTCTAAAAACCCATCTAAGACTCAACCAACACCAAAaacgaaagtttaaaaaattcatcaagcgCACACTGAAGGAAGCAATTGTTGAAGAGACTCAAGAACCTTTTGGACTCCAATCGTTTCTTACAGGTAATCCAGGCGAAAACACAATGCTACAACATTGGACTTTGGATCAAATTTACACAAATCTTGTTGCGATTCCGGACAGAGTTACGTATCAGTTTACTGAGAACAGAGAGGAACAACTCAAAATTTATCCAATGTCGCGCGGGAAAAATTCACAACCGAAAAGCTTGGAAGACCTcctgaatgttaaaaaaaataagaaagtgttAATCGTCGGTCGAGCCGGAATCGGCAAGACATTATTTTGTACCAAACTTCTCAGAGACTGGGCGTCACCTGAAGCCAAAATCCCTTTTGATGCCGCTTTCTTCGTGAAATTCAGAAAATTCAAATCGGAGGACAACCTTAGCCTCAGGGAACTGTTGATTAACTCCGAGTATTTCCCAACAAATAACCTAGATGACGAGGTCTGGAATCACCTGATTGAGAACCCTAAAGGTGTACTTATACTTTTTGACGGATTCGACGAATTTAAACTTGACGCAAACATGGACCAAGAACCTCCTCGTCCTAGGTACATTGAAGAGAAAAAGCCGCTCCAAATCCTCTACCAGTGGCTTGTGACCGGGAAACTCCTAAAAGATGCCTCAATTGTGACCACCACGAGACCTACGGCTTTGTCGAGCATCAAACACCTTAACAAAACGTTTGCGAACAAAACGTTCGAAATTCTAGGATTTTCATCGGAACAAGTTAAAGAATATGTCTACAAATTGGCCGGAGATGAAAAGAGCGAAACACTATGGCGACACATCAGCAGCAACATGAATTTGCTCTCGCTATGTTATGTCCCGGTCAACAGCTTCATCATTTGCACAACTCTGTTACAAATAATGGAGTCCGAAAGTTCCGATGACGTTACCCTCCCTGCCAAATTAACATCGATATACAAGATTGCAGTACAggtgttttattttaaacatacaAGAGAATTGTGCCATAATCCATTTACTGTCGGACATAATTTGCCCACCAAAGTGCTTAAGCAATTCAACGAACTAGGAAGAGTAGCGTTTGAAGGAATCAAAAAAGGAGAGCTGATCCTTGAAGGAAGCGAAGTAAGCGGAATGGAAGACAGCCCTCTTTTTCACCGCTTACCCGACCGTAAAACGGACTCACTTAATCGTGAATcacaattctgtttcattcatttgacaatgcaagagtttttcgctGCGAGGCACCTAGCAAACAACATGAGTGACAcagaattaaaaagctttgttTCCGAGAACATCAAGAAcggcaaatggcagctggtttttcagtttctagcagGATTAATGGAGGATAAAATTCATCTATCAAACGAAATTATTACTAACCTTCTTCCTGtggaaactgaagaaagctACACCGAACAGTGGACacataaagaagaaaaatggacAGTGACCTGCTGGCCAACTAGCGGTGAAAAAGATTTAGCAATGAcattaataaaatgtttaaacgaAAATTGTAGAATGAAGTTAGAAGCacaggaaaaaattcaacaattgaacattaattttgtaaattttaatagTTGTCGCCTCACAGCTGTTGATTGCTCTTCGTTAGTAAATGTAATTAATGTTccacaaatttcacatttaaatttgagtttcaATAACATTGATTCCTTAGGTTGCTTTGaaatttgtaaattgttaaaatatagggaatctcaactgagctggttaGACCTCACAAGAAATCAGTTTACAGAAGAAGCAGTAAAGCATctagctgaagccatcaacaacaacaactgtcagctacgcacgttaatccTCCCGTataataacatctcagacattggagcacagcacttggctgaagccatcaacaacaacaactgtcagctacacacgttagacctcacacaaaataacatctcacacattggagcacagcacttggctgacgccatcaacaacaacaactgtcagctacacacgttaaacctcacaaacaatgaaatctcagacattggagcacagcacttggctgaagccatcaacaacaacaactgtcagctacacacgttagacctcatacaaaataacatctcacacattggagcacagcacttggctgacgccatcaacaacaacaactgtcagctacgcacgttaaacctcagaACAAATAatatctcagacattggagcacagcacttggctgaagccatcaacaacaacaactgtcagctacacacgttagacctcacacaaaataacatctcacacattggagcacagcacttggctgaagccatcaacaacaacaactgtcagctacacacgttaaacctcacacacaataacatctcacacattggagcacagcacttggctgaagccatcaacaacaacaactgtcagctacacacgttagacctcacaaaaaataacatctcagacattggagcacagcacttggctgacgccatcaacaacaacaactgtcagctacgcacgttaaacctcagaGCAAATAatatctcagacattggagcacagcacttggctgaagccatcaacaacaacaactgtcagctacacacgttagacctcacaagaaataacatctcacacattggagcacagcacttggctgacgccatcaacaacaacaactgtcagctacacacgttaaacctcacaaacaatgaaatctcagacattggagcacagcacttggctgaagccatcaacaacaacaactgtcagctacagACGTTAATCCTCACAAACAATgaaatctcagacattggagcacagcacttggctgaagccatcaacaacaacaactgtcagctacacacgttagacctcacaGACAATAACAtttcagacattggagcacagcacttggctgaagccatcaacaacaacaactgtcagcttcacacgttagacctcacaGACAATAACAtttcagacattggagcacagcacttggctgaagccattaacaacaacaactgtcagcaaCGAACATTATACCTTTTACAGAATCGTCACATCACAGAAAAAGTTAAGCAACATGCACTCAATTTACTTCGCAATAACCAGTCGAAGTGTAAGCTATATTTTTAG